GAGTGCCTCCGATTTGACCCCTCATCAGAAGCATCTCCTGAACAGGTCAGAGGGGAAACAACTTGATTAGGCACTGGAAGAACTCAATTAACCTTTTATTATTACAACAGTAGTTGATTCAACGTATGGGTGCATTTACTTTGGCTTTCATCTATTttaactatgtgtgtgtgtgtgtgtgtgtgtgtgtgtgtgtgtgtgtgtgtgtgtgtgtgtgtgtgtttgtgtgtgtgtgtgtggatgtgtgtgtgtgtgtgtgtgtgttttatatgtttCTGTTCTGTGTGTTGGAAAAACAGTGGCAATGAGCTAATAGGTGGAGAGAAGAATGCAAGGAAGTGTGCAGAGGGAAGCGGGGGCAGCTTTGGGAAAAAGACTAAAGGCGGCAGACGTGTTTACTTGAGCCTAACCTACCATGGTGTTTCCTCAGTCGTATCAGTGTTATCAGAGGTAAGGCAGAGGTCATGTGAGTGAATTGTGACCAGTTGAAACCAGGATTACAGTGAATAGCTTGTGTATTTATCTCTGTAGCTGGAAGGTTGGTTGGTGTTTGCCATATAATCAATCACCAGTGTATACTTTCAAGTCATGTGCTTACACAGGGTGGGTGTTGGCCTTTGGGATACATTACCTGATGACAAATGTAAACCGTGTGTAAAGACACGCTTGAAAAACCTGAACAGTTTGAAATCAGCGCACCACTGCTGGCTGTCCCTCATCTCACCTCTTCGTGGTTCCTCTTGAGCATGATGAGCTCGTCCTTCAGCGACTCGTACTGACTCTCCAGATCCATCCTGGCCATGTTCATGTCATCCAGCACCCGCTTCAGTCCAGAAATGTCCGCCTCCACAGCCATCCTCATGGCCAGCTCGTTCTCATACCTGAGGAgggggacacacagacaggtcagagaggttCGGTGGCTCGTAAAGATTAGCATTCATCAGTTAGACATTAGTTACCACTTGGATGTGCAATGTCAAGTTTCACTTATgtggcagtggagagaggggcAGGGGGTTTGGACAGAAATACAGGACACTCACTTCATTTTGAAATCATCAGCAGCCAGCTTTGCATTGTCGATGTCCAGGATTATCTTGGCATTGACCCTGGAGGCGACACGAATCTGAGGTGGAAGATAAAAACAATGAACCGTGTAAGTAAAGATAGAGTCTAGCTTCTGTTTCATATAATCTCACCGTACACAACAACCTGACTGATATGTGAGTTTTGAGACCAGCACTGGTATTTGAGAGTGTAAATGGttggttgaattttttttattattgtaggAAATCCCTTAAATCTTGGGTTCTTAAAAAGTTGTCATAGATTAGTGTAGCCTactcggaggggggggggggggggggggggattttacaAAGTTGAACGATTTACCTGGTAAAGATGGCAGAAACAACATCAcctttaaagtttaaattaaaaagaatacATATGTTCACTGTGTTAAATTGAAACCAACCTGTGGATGAGTTTGTCAGACTCTACTGTACACCAGTGCCTTGTTGTTGTGTAATTCTCACTGTGTCACTGTTGTCAGGATGTGATGGAATGAATCTGGTATGACAGTCACAGATATGATTTCCCCACTGGTTTCTGTTTGTGACATGTGCATACTGATGATAACCTGACCTACTTTTAAACTATGACAGACAAACCAAACGATTTACCTCCTACCCACCCACTTACAGTGAATGTTAACGTTCTaaagatgagaagagagaaaagacaacaCCCACGTCCCCGTTCTCTTACCTTGTCCTTCAAGTCCTCGATGATGACAAAGAATCTGGTGTGGTCGTGGGAGACGATGGTTCTGCTCAGGTACCATTCTTTGATCTGCTTGTCCAGTTGATCGTTCTTGCTCTCCAGGGTGCGCACCTTCTCCAGGTAGGAGGAAAGACGGTCGTTCAGGTTCTGCATGGTGGCCTTCTCGTTGGCACTAACGTGGAGGTCCAGGCCGTCGGTGAGGTCGAAGCCCCTGGCGGGAGACCCGTAGTTCATGCTGGATGAGGAGATACGAGTGCCATGTCCACCGGCTCCACCGTAGACGCTCATGGTCTTCTGGCCGTAGGATTTGGATCTCAGAGACATGTTGGAGTGTTGGTCAGGGGTTGATCTGCAGTTGAAAGTATTACCTTGGGCTCCTCGTTTATATAGCCgtcacacacagaggagtggGAAGGGCCACAATGGATAGTTGACAGGCAAGAATGCGGTTGAGAGGTTACCCCCTACTCTTCTTTACAATCTCTCCATCAAAACGGGTGTGGTGACGGCTTGGTAGGGGTGCTTCCGCTTCTTTTCAGGTTGGACTCGTGATTCCACCTTTTGTGGTTTCTCAATCAAGAGCATTCTTTGAATACTACAAAATCAACCTTTCCTAAAGTCTAGAACCTGAAGCAGTTGGTAATGGGAGCCTGCCTGGTTCTGCTGTTTTGAAGCAGGtttagagacacaaagacacactgaaTGGTTTAAAACAATTCCTTCCTTCAGAAGAACCCGTTTAGCTCTTTTGCATAGCAGTCATTAATTTACTCACAGCAGTGAGAAAAATGGCACATACCAGTGATAATTTCACTTCAGTGAAACTCAGGGCCAAAGGTTGAAGGCAAGGCATTTCTGAGTTAGCCTGGGTTATTTTAGTATtgtcaaacagagaaaaaagtcTTAAACAAAGTTCAAGTAACAGAATATCTGATTATCAACCTCGTCCAAGTCACGCATGGAACCAACCTGTCCATCAAACCAGGGTGACAGATTTCTACTAATCTCAGTTTAGGCTTTCTTGATATTTCTTCTAATAATTtcttttgatttgtttaaattataaaaaatgtattaactcAGCAGCCATTGGATGGATTGCCATGGCATGTGGAATAGATATCTGTCCCCTCAGGGTGAATTGTAATAACTCTGATGATCCCTTAATCTGCATAAGATGAAAGATGTGTTATCCGCTCACGTTGGCATTAAGCCCAAAACACTGTGTGGCACCTGCATTTGTGCAGCCTTCAGAACCACAAACAGGGCTGCAGACACCTAGACATCTTGGATATAAAATGCATTTTGTGAACCAGAATTTGGTTATTTAAAGTCATGTTAAAAGTTTAGTTCTGTTAGTAATTATATTCTCAGGCAGGTTAACTGACCTATTTCAATTATGTTTTAGTTCACATGACCCTCATCCCATATCGACACAAACTGCAGGTTTTGTCAGAAATATGATAGTGTACAATAATATCTACAACTCATGCATATACAAGCAATATGTGAAAGCACTGGTTAACTAGCatgacactcagtagagagCTTACCCAGCCCAAAACCTAACAGTCAATTATTTTGCATACAATCAGACCCCTAAACCTGACTGATTGTTTTcataaagatccatgaattattctctgagcaGCTGTTGAAGATGTTTAAAAATCTCACTATGTGAAAAAACCTGAAAGATTAAATCctgtatctgcaccaaatgttTTCCCCTCAGCCGTACTGCGTATAGTCTTGAAGTAAGTACCTAATAGTGTTTGCGAagtcttgctcacaaacaaaacataacctccttcctAAAAGATGAAGAAAATGATATGCCTTTGCAGCCAAGCGCAtgattgttttgtttacttttaatactgCAAAAACACATAACTGCCTGAACTGGTGTGTACAACATGACGTGTAGCTGCTGTAACTGTTTTGAACGTGGGCTGGTGTTTACGAGCAGCGGGTGATGAGGGCGTTTTTGTCTGGTGACGTGTTTTCTCttgcagcacattcaagtttgGATCTATTATTTCCTTTTCTCAAAAGcgcaaaacaaacaatgaactGTAACCTGACTGCAGTGCGGCAACATTTGTTAAAGGTAACTGGAAATGGGATTTTTTCTTCACGTTATTTCTC
This is a stretch of genomic DNA from Pleuronectes platessa chromosome 3, fPlePla1.1, whole genome shotgun sequence. It encodes these proteins:
- the krt98 gene encoding keratin 98, producing the protein MSLRSKSYGQKTMSVYGGAGGHGTRISSSSMNYGSPARGFDLTDGLDLHVSANEKATMQNLNDRLSSYLEKVRTLESKNDQLDKQIKEWYLSRTIVSHDHTRFFVIIEDLKDKIRVASRVNAKIILDIDNAKLAADDFKMKYENELAMRMAVEADISGLKRVLDDMNMARMDLESQYESLKDELIMLKRNHEEEMLLMRGQIGGTLNVSVDASPSPDLNKVMDEIREHYEGAICKNRKELESWYQTKLTVVEQDVMTNTESLTMSRTEIRDLKSTLQRLQIELQSNSSMKSSLENTLGDTQARYSAQLASLQAMVTSLESQLSQLHASIATTKQDYDMLLDLKTRLELEIAEYRRLLDGEDESTRQVVTKVITVVETLVDGKVVGSSKTVDVEVDEIE